From Antennarius striatus isolate MH-2024 chromosome 14, ASM4005453v1, whole genome shotgun sequence, the proteins below share one genomic window:
- the fabp3 gene encoding fatty acid-binding protein, heart translates to MVEPFIGTWDLKTSDKFDDYMKKLGLGLATRTAGCITKPTTIISVKDGVVTLRTESSIKSTEISFKLDEKFDEVTADGRNVKSIVTLENGKLVHTQTWDDKETTLVREISGDNGDNLTLTLTLEDVICKRYYVRSATKQ, encoded by the exons ATGGTTGAGCCTTTCATTGGAACGTGGGACCTGAAGACAAGTGATAAATTTGATGACTACATGAAGAAgctgg GCTTGGGCTTGGCCACACGCACAGCAGGATGTATAACCAAGcccaccaccatcatcagtgTGAAGGATGGGGTTGTGACGCTGAGGACCGAGAGCAGCATTAAATCTACGGAGATCTCCTTCAAGCTGGACGAGAAGTTTGACGAGGTTACCGCCGATGGCAGGAATGTTAAG TCTATCGTAACATTAGAAAACGGAAAGCTggtgcacacacagacatgggacGACAAAGAGACCACTCTGGTTAGAGAAATCAGCGGCGATAATGGCGATAACCTCACACTG ACGCTCACGTTAGAGGACGTCATCTGCAAACGTTACTACGTGAGATCAGCAACAAAACAGTGA
- the zcchc17 gene encoding zinc finger CCHC domain-containing protein 17: MSDSDGPVQEPAGLEGLPPMYSIAKGEVMSVQTYGAFVRLPGYKKEGLVHVSEMSATRVENASEIVDVGEQVWIKVIGREIRGDKVKLSFSMKAVNQGTGRDLDPNNVNAEQDARRRRNFRDHTGNRITLEAVLNTTCSKCGCKGHFTKDCFSAPGLQYALLPEEGDEEPQRRQQQQPATVNPQQDSDKKKKKKKEKKMKKKRKKERKDSDSDSSSSECKSKRRRRDHSADREAKKKKKHKRHKSHKHS, encoded by the exons ATGTCTGACAGCGATGGTCCAGTACAGGAGCCTGCTGGACTGGAGGGTCTGCCACCGATGTACAGCATTGCCAAGGGTGAGGTGATGTCTGTGCAGACCTATGGAGCCTTCGTCAGATTGCCAGGGTACAAGAAGGAAG GGCTGGTGCATGTGAGTGAGATGTCCGCCACACGGGTCGAGAATGCTTCTGAGATTGTGGATGTGGGAGAACAGGTGTGGATTAAAGTCATTGGGAGAGAG ATCCGTGGTGACAAGGTGAAATTGTCCTTCTCAATGAAGGCTGTCAATCAGGGAACGGGGCGGGACTTGGACCCGAACAATGTCAATGCAGA GCAGGATGCAAGGCGACGTAGGAACTTTAGGGATCACACAGGCAACAGGATCACACTGGAGGCTGTCCTCAACACAACATGTTCAAAGTGTGGTTGCAAAg GTCACTTTACAAAAGACTGTTTCTCCGCTCCGGGTCTGCAGTATGCTCTGCTGCCTGAGGAGGGCGATGAAGAGCCACAGCGGCGACAACAGCAGCAACCGGCCACAGTCAATCCACAGCAAGACtcagacaaaaagaagaagaaaaagaag gagaagaaaatgaagaagaaaaggaagaaggagaggaaggattCCGACAGCGACAGCAGCAGTAGTGAATGCAAATCCAAGAGGAGGCGCCGTGACCACTCCGCTGACAGAGAggccaaaaagaagaaaaaacacaagaggcataaatcacacaaacacagctga